The region CGCCGAGAAGGTCTATTCCGAGCTCGGACGGGTGCGCGAGCTCAAGAAGGAGCGCGAGGCGTCGGGCCAGGAGACGAAGGTCGTGGTCGCCGGCTGCGTCGCCCAGGCCGAGGGCAAGGAGATCCTGCGCCGGGCGCCCGCCGTCGACGTGGTGGTCGGCCCGCAGAATTATCACAACCTGCCCGCACTCCTGAACAAGTCGCGTTCCGAGCGGGTCGTCGACACGGAATTCCCGATCGAGGACAAGTTCGACCACCTGCCAGCCCCGAGCAAGGCCAGGACCCGGAGCCGCGGCGTGTCGGCCTTCCTCACCATCCAGGAAGGCTGCGACAAGTTCTGCACCTTCTGCGTGGTGCCCTATACGAGGGGCGCGGAAGTCTCGCGCCCGGTCGCCAAGATCCTCGACGAGGCGCTGCGCCTGGCCGATGCGGGCGTTCGCGAGCTGACGCTGATCGGCCAGAACGTGAATGCCTATCATGGCGAGGGGCCGGACGGCTCCGTCTGGTCGCTGGGCCGCCTGCTCCACCGACTCGCCGAGGTGCCCGGCATCGCCCGGCTCCGCTACACAACCAGCCATCCGCGCGACATGGACGACGAGCTGATCGCCGCCCATCGGGACCTGCCTGCCGTGATGCCCTATCTGCACCTGCCGGTGCAATCCGGGTCCGACCGGATTCTCGACGTGATGAACCGCAAGCATACGGGCGACGAGTATCGCCGCCTGATCGAGCGCATCCGCAAGGCCCAGCCGCGTCTCGCCCTCTCGTCCGACTTCATCGTCGGCTTCCCGGGCGAGACGGATGCGGAGTTCGAGGAGACCATGCGGCTCGTGGCCGATGTGGGCTTTGCCAGCTCCTTCTCGTTCAAGTACAGCCCCCGCCCCGGCACGCCGGCGGCCGAGATCGACGCCCAGGTGCCCGAGCCCGTGAAGGCCGAGCGTCTGGCCCGGCTTCAGAATTTGCTGGAAATCCAGCGGCAGGCCTTCAATCACGGAACCGTGGGGCAGACCCTCGACGTTCTCTTGGAGAAGCCGGGTCGTCATCCGGGCCAGATGGCAGGCAAGTCGCCCTATCTGCAGGCCGTGCAGATCGAGACCGATCGCCATGCCGTCGGCGAGATCGTGACGGTGCGGATCACGCAGGCCGGTTCCAACAGCCTGTTCGGGGAATGGGTCGGGCCGGGCAGCCAGGTGGCGGCCTAGTCTCCAGCCCCGCGAGACCCCATATCCGTTGGCCGCACGTCTTGCGGCCGACATTCAGAGGAGAGGCATTTGAGCCCAGCGGACAACGCGACCGCACGAGCCCAAAAGGGACGGAACGCCAACAGCTTGCACCCCGGCGTCGTGGAAGAGGCGGAGATCATTCTCACCTTCGACGACAACCGCCTCGCCAGCCTCGTCTTCGGACAATACGACCAGAACCTCGCCCATCTGGAGCGGCGCCTGAACGTGACCGCCATCGCCAACGGCAACCGGGTCACCGTCAAGGGAACGCCCGAGGGCTCCGAGCTGGCGCGCCGGGTTCTGGAAGGGCTCTATGAGCGCGCCCGGCAGGGTGGAGCACTCGGACCGGGCGACGTGGACGGCGCCATCGAGGAGAGCACCCTGCAGGGCAGCCTCTTCCCGGCCGCCGAGGAGCAGCCGGCCTCGGGTCTTACGGCCTTCGACCAGATCTCCACCCGCAGGCGCGGGCCTGTCCGGGCCCGCAACGCTTCGCAGAACACCTATATCAAGGCGCTCAAGACCAACGAACTCGTCTTCGCCGAGGGCCCGGCCGGCACCGGCAAGACCTGGCTTGCGGTGGGCTATGCCGTGTCTCTCCTGGAACAGGGCCAGGTGGACCGTCTGATCATCTCCCGCCCGGCCGTGGAAGCGGGCGAGCGCCTCGGCTTCCTGCCGGGCGACATGCGCGAGAAGGTCGATCCGTATCTGCGCCCGATTTACGACGCGCTCTACGATTTCATGGAAGCGCGCCATGTGGATCGCGGCCTGCAGACCGGCATGATCGAAATCGCTCCTCTCGCCTTCATGCGCGGGCGCACGCTCACCAACGCCTTGGTGCTGCTCGACGAGGCGCAGAACACCACGTCGATGCAGATGAAGATGTTCCTGACCCGGCTCGGCGAAGGCTCGCGGATGATCATCACCGGCGACCCGACGCAGATCGACCTGCCGCCGGGCCAGAAATCCGGCCTGGTCGAGGCGGTGCGCATCCTGCACGGCGTCGAGGGCATCGCCCGCGTCACCTTCAAGGAGGCCGACGTGGTGCGCCACGATCTCGTACGCCGCATCGTGACCGCCTACGACAAGGCCGCCCGCGAGGCGCCGCCTCAACAGGATCAACCCCGTTACGACCGGGACCGCAGACCGTGATCACGCTCGACATCATGATCGAGGCGGGCGATTGGGATCGCCTCGAGGACGCAGAGGCCCTGGCGCAGAAGGCGGCCGAGGCCGCCCTGTCCGTCACCTATGAGGCGGATGGCGCTTTCGAGGCGAGCGTCATGCTCACCGACGATGCCCAGATCCGGGAGTTGAACCGGACCTGGCGGGGCAAGGACAAGCCCACCAACGTGCTGTCTTTCCCGGCCCCCGAGCAGCCGGGCGCAAACGGCCCTCGCCATTTGGGCGACATTGCTTTAGCTTACGAAACGCTGGTGCGCGAATCCGAGGAGGAATCCAAGGAGCTCTCGCATCATTTTGCCCATTTGATCGTCCATGGAGTCCTGCACCT is a window of Microvirga lotononidis DNA encoding:
- the miaB gene encoding tRNA (N6-isopentenyl adenosine(37)-C2)-methylthiotransferase MiaB, with translation MKKVFVKSYGCQMNVYDAERMADMLATEGYSETKAMEEADLVILNTCHIREKAAEKVYSELGRVRELKKEREASGQETKVVVAGCVAQAEGKEILRRAPAVDVVVGPQNYHNLPALLNKSRSERVVDTEFPIEDKFDHLPAPSKARTRSRGVSAFLTIQEGCDKFCTFCVVPYTRGAEVSRPVAKILDEALRLADAGVRELTLIGQNVNAYHGEGPDGSVWSLGRLLHRLAEVPGIARLRYTTSHPRDMDDELIAAHRDLPAVMPYLHLPVQSGSDRILDVMNRKHTGDEYRRLIERIRKAQPRLALSSDFIVGFPGETDAEFEETMRLVADVGFASSFSFKYSPRPGTPAAEIDAQVPEPVKAERLARLQNLLEIQRQAFNHGTVGQTLDVLLEKPGRHPGQMAGKSPYLQAVQIETDRHAVGEIVTVRITQAGSNSLFGEWVGPGSQVAA
- the ybeY gene encoding rRNA maturation RNase YbeY; translated protein: MIEAGDWDRLEDAEALAQKAAEAALSVTYEADGAFEASVMLTDDAQIRELNRTWRGKDKPTNVLSFPAPEQPGANGPRHLGDIALAYETLVRESEEESKELSHHFAHLIVHGVLHLLGYDHEVESEAEIMEGLEVKALATLGIADPYRDMAA
- a CDS encoding PhoH family protein: MSPADNATARAQKGRNANSLHPGVVEEAEIILTFDDNRLASLVFGQYDQNLAHLERRLNVTAIANGNRVTVKGTPEGSELARRVLEGLYERARQGGALGPGDVDGAIEESTLQGSLFPAAEEQPASGLTAFDQISTRRRGPVRARNASQNTYIKALKTNELVFAEGPAGTGKTWLAVGYAVSLLEQGQVDRLIISRPAVEAGERLGFLPGDMREKVDPYLRPIYDALYDFMEARHVDRGLQTGMIEIAPLAFMRGRTLTNALVLLDEAQNTTSMQMKMFLTRLGEGSRMIITGDPTQIDLPPGQKSGLVEAVRILHGVEGIARVTFKEADVVRHDLVRRIVTAYDKAAREAPPQQDQPRYDRDRRP